In Halococcus salifodinae DSM 8989, one DNA window encodes the following:
- a CDS encoding class I SAM-dependent methyltransferase, which translates to MSNTDGKFQRYLAAKRTVDDRALDRQVLDRLATEVERIDEKRGERPLRVLDVGAGIGATLKRLVERDVLPAAVEYTLVDREATNIDAARERLPQWVTDAGYEAAEIDDGLRIEGDEQWVDLEFAVADAFEYVETSTWDLLVGQAFLDLFDARRAFDALRAGLRPGGCWYFPITFDGGTILSPPVDPDLDTRIERAFHAHIDDGGDSHAGRHLLARASKTDTVLAAGGSDWVVHPRSGEYPDDETFFLRYIVDTIAGALDETGRFDPTTLAGWTAARHRQIDRGELTYVAHQLDVLGRIPAER; encoded by the coding sequence GTGTCGAACACTGACGGGAAGTTCCAGCGGTACCTCGCCGCGAAGCGGACGGTCGACGATCGTGCACTCGACCGCCAGGTGCTCGATCGGCTAGCCACGGAAGTGGAGAGAATCGACGAAAAGCGGGGCGAGCGACCGCTCCGCGTGCTCGACGTCGGTGCGGGGATCGGCGCAACGCTCAAACGCCTCGTCGAACGCGACGTGCTCCCCGCTGCCGTCGAGTACACCCTGGTCGACCGCGAGGCGACGAACATCGACGCCGCCCGCGAACGCCTGCCGCAGTGGGTCACCGACGCGGGTTACGAAGCCGCCGAAATCGACGACGGGCTTCGCATCGAGGGCGACGAGCAGTGGGTCGATCTCGAGTTCGCGGTTGCGGACGCCTTCGAGTACGTCGAGACCAGCACGTGGGACCTGCTGGTCGGCCAGGCGTTCCTCGACCTGTTCGACGCTCGGCGCGCGTTCGACGCCCTCCGCGCCGGGCTCCGTCCCGGCGGCTGCTGGTACTTCCCGATCACCTTCGACGGCGGAACGATCCTCTCCCCACCTGTGGATCCCGACCTCGACACGAGGATCGAGCGGGCCTTTCACGCCCACATCGACGACGGCGGCGACAGCCACGCCGGCCGCCACCTCCTCGCCCGTGCAAGCAAGACTGACACGGTACTCGCCGCTGGCGGCTCCGACTGGGTGGTCCACCCCCGATCGGGAGAATACCCCGACGACGAGACGTTCTTCCTCCGGTACATCGTGGACACGATCGCCGGCGCGCTCGACGAAACGGGGCGGTTCGACCCGACGACGCTCGCTGGCTGGACCGCCGCGCGTCACCGGCAGATCGACCGTGGCGAACTGACCTATGTCGCCCACCAGCTCGACGTGCTCGGTCGGATTCCGGCGGAGCGTTGA
- a CDS encoding glycosyltransferase family 4 protein, translating into MNVGLVCYGDLDTNTGGFRYDRKLVEGLRDRGDRVEIVELPWRDYARGLLDGLSTRLLDWIDAPVDVLLQDELAHPSLVGLNARLRARRDIPIVTIVHHLRSSETHPRPAKRLYRAVERRYLASVDGAICNSEATRETVEDLTTAETMVAPPAGDRFDPAIDPAAIEAPARESGPLRVVFLGSLVPRKGLHTLIEGLSRLPSERWRLQVVGSPDANPRYASSIRRLVAGLGVDDRVTFAGELPDGALRDVLHESHVLAMPSTHEGFGIAYLEGMSFGLPALATTAGGARSVVTHGETGFLLRPGDPGAVAHAVRTLETDRERLAEMGKAAHDRYETWPMWAETTDRVRAFLDGFVAGDTESMGGSQCRNQAGTVDRVEH; encoded by the coding sequence ATGAACGTCGGCCTGGTGTGCTACGGCGACCTCGACACCAACACCGGCGGGTTCCGGTACGACCGCAAGCTCGTCGAGGGCCTTCGCGATCGGGGCGATCGTGTCGAGATCGTCGAACTCCCGTGGCGCGACTACGCACGTGGGCTGCTCGACGGCCTCTCGACACGGCTGCTCGACTGGATCGACGCTCCCGTCGATGTCCTGCTTCAGGACGAGCTCGCTCACCCTTCGCTCGTCGGGCTCAACGCCCGGTTGCGCGCCAGGCGCGACATCCCGATCGTGACTATCGTCCACCACCTCCGCAGCAGCGAGACCCATCCACGCCCCGCGAAGCGGCTGTACCGCGCGGTCGAGCGCCGCTACCTCGCCAGCGTCGACGGCGCGATCTGCAACAGCGAAGCGACGCGCGAAACGGTTGAAGACCTCACCACGGCCGAAACGATGGTCGCGCCGCCGGCGGGCGACCGGTTCGATCCCGCCATCGACCCGGCTGCGATCGAAGCCCCTGCCCGGGAATCGGGGCCGCTCCGCGTGGTCTTCCTCGGCAGTCTCGTTCCCCGCAAGGGGCTTCACACCCTGATCGAAGGGCTTTCACGACTTCCCAGCGAACGTTGGCGACTTCAGGTCGTCGGGAGCCCGGATGCGAACCCGAGATACGCCTCGTCGATCCGCCGGCTGGTCGCCGGGCTCGGCGTCGACGACCGCGTGACGTTCGCGGGCGAACTCCCGGACGGCGCGCTGCGGGACGTTCTCCACGAGAGTCACGTGCTCGCGATGCCCTCGACCCACGAGGGGTTCGGGATCGCGTACCTCGAAGGGATGAGTTTCGGGCTGCCGGCGCTCGCCACGACCGCCGGCGGCGCACGATCGGTCGTCACCCACGGCGAGACCGGATTCTTGCTCCGCCCCGGTGATCCCGGTGCGGTAGCGCACGCCGTCCGAACGCTCGAAACCGACCGCGAACGCCTGGCTGAGATGGGCAAAGCGGCCCACGATCGATACGAGACGTGGCCGATGTGGGCCGAGACCACCGACCGTGTTCGAGCGTTTCTCGACGGGTTCGTTGCGGGCGACACCGAATCGATGGGAGGATCACAGTGCCGGAACCAGGCTGGGACGGTGGATCGTGTCGAACACTGA
- a CDS encoding 6-pyruvoyl trahydropterin synthase family protein: MYTVSVRDDFIAQHYLTVPDPGPEGEVHSHHYEAELTLAGPELDEDDYLVDIEAVEAVLAEIRARYEDALLNDQPMFESHNPSVEHFARVVWKLAADELDTDHLSTLTVTIHEDDDAWAAYEESV; this comes from the coding sequence ATGTACACGGTTAGCGTGAGGGATGACTTCATCGCCCAGCACTACCTCACGGTTCCTGACCCCGGGCCTGAGGGCGAGGTCCACTCCCATCACTACGAGGCCGAACTCACGCTCGCGGGCCCCGAACTCGACGAGGACGACTACCTCGTCGACATCGAGGCGGTCGAAGCGGTGCTCGCCGAGATCCGAGCACGCTATGAGGACGCGCTGCTCAACGACCAGCCGATGTTCGAGAGCCACAACCCGAGCGTCGAGCACTTCGCCCGCGTCGTCTGGAAGCTCGCGGCCGACGAACTCGACACCGACCACCTCTCGACGCTCACGGTCACGATCCACGAGGACGACGACGCGTGGGCCGCCTACGAGGAGTCGGTGTGA
- a CDS encoding glycoside hydrolase family 2 has product MKLGEWEAAAVDPGEGPPTTDEWVAVDSLRPSRFAGEHAVAYRTSFADPRDGAGRALLELHGLSPRGRVWLNGDFYGTHDTPFTPFRSVFEPADRNELLVECRTPENRLDDAGETSPANEPTIPGVRRASVEPTPENVITDLTIRHYDTDDGSGVNAIVTVDAGTDLRDRIELSLRSADTDGMSALSHVGVTADAGDRVTVRGQLTVRDPDRWWPRGFGAQNRYTVHAALDESERTATTGFQTVESRSDGIVVNGTRVPIRGLCVRSPTPETVERALAANATLVRPVGAVPPPAFYDAADEAGLLICQDVPLDPGGLDVERPRRVARTLGGAYGHHPSLAGFGVRDDAARFESIDDEGDRYVLRATSGGDPAATATAAAEALPNDVPAFVFPGFDAGPEEVSSPTAWLLDGYAGADDPLDAGTHTRYVVPGADADERAERAGHALERLRESGRPIVTALPPATDDNDTDPIETAFAPVKAFLDESTPGETRAVVVNDTPEPATGDLAWTAGDADGALSVEIGPLSRDTVGEIDVPIEAHRVELSLSIDDHVVTTTVDR; this is encoded by the coding sequence ATGAAACTCGGGGAGTGGGAGGCTGCGGCCGTCGATCCGGGGGAAGGGCCACCGACCACCGACGAGTGGGTCGCGGTCGATTCGCTGCGTCCGTCACGCTTCGCTGGCGAGCACGCCGTCGCCTACCGGACGTCGTTCGCGGATCCACGCGATGGGGCGGGTCGAGCGCTGCTCGAACTCCACGGACTCTCCCCTCGCGGACGGGTCTGGCTGAACGGCGACTTCTATGGCACGCACGACACCCCCTTCACGCCGTTCCGATCGGTGTTCGAGCCCGCCGACAGGAACGAACTCCTCGTCGAGTGTCGAACTCCCGAAAACCGACTGGACGATGCCGGGGAAACGTCGCCGGCGAACGAGCCAACGATCCCCGGCGTCCGACGAGCGAGCGTCGAACCCACCCCCGAGAACGTCATCACCGACCTCACGATTCGTCACTACGACACCGACGACGGCTCGGGCGTCAACGCGATCGTCACCGTCGATGCGGGCACCGATCTCCGCGATCGAATCGAGCTTTCGCTTCGATCGGCAGACACGGATGGAATGAGTGCGCTGAGCCATGTGGGCGTTACTGCCGACGCGGGCGATCGCGTGACCGTCCGCGGCCAGCTCACCGTCCGCGACCCCGACCGGTGGTGGCCACGCGGGTTCGGCGCGCAGAACCGCTACACCGTCCACGCCGCGCTCGACGAGAGCGAGCGGACCGCCACGACTGGATTTCAAACGGTCGAGAGTCGCTCCGACGGAATCGTCGTCAACGGCACCCGGGTTCCGATCCGGGGACTGTGTGTGCGATCGCCCACCCCCGAAACGGTCGAGCGCGCGCTCGCAGCGAACGCGACTCTCGTCCGTCCCGTGGGTGCGGTTCCGCCGCCCGCGTTCTACGACGCTGCCGACGAGGCGGGGCTGCTCATCTGCCAGGACGTCCCGCTCGATCCCGGCGGACTCGACGTCGAGCGGCCGCGACGAGTCGCCCGCACTCTCGGCGGCGCGTACGGCCACCACCCGAGCCTCGCAGGGTTCGGCGTCCGCGACGACGCCGCACGCTTCGAATCGATCGACGACGAGGGTGATCGCTACGTCCTGCGTGCAACCAGTGGTGGTGATCCTGCAGCGACCGCGACGGCGGCTGCGGAAGCGTTGCCGAACGACGTTCCCGCCTTCGTCTTTCCCGGCTTCGATGCTGGCCCCGAAGAGGTGTCGAGCCCGACTGCGTGGCTGCTCGACGGCTACGCCGGTGCTGACGATCCGCTGGATGCCGGCACACACACCCGCTACGTCGTTCCCGGGGCGGACGCGGACGAACGTGCCGAACGCGCCGGACACGCACTCGAACGACTCCGGGAGTCGGGCCGTCCGATCGTCACGGCGCTCCCGCCAGCGACGGACGATAACGACACCGATCCGATCGAGACCGCCTTCGCGCCGGTGAAAGCGTTTCTCGACGAGTCCACGCCGGGTGAAACCCGCGCCGTCGTGGTGAACGACACTCCCGAACCGGCAACGGGTGACCTCGCGTGGACGGCCGGCGACGCCGATGGGGCGCTGTCGGTCGAAATCGGCCCGCTCTCGCGGGACACGGTCGGCGAGATCGACGTGCCGATCGAGGCACACCGTGTCGAACTGTCCCTGTCGATCGACGATCACGTGGTGACCACAACAGTCGATCGGTAG
- a CDS encoding coiled-coil protein — translation MPSTIEQSANVELTDDDLDSDSKGKLIKLAGKLRDRRNDLNQMASERASKRDDLNAKTREKVDAAQEHREQRDELNDQVQEHKSKRNELNAEANELFDEVDDMKSDLELDEGKDLDELESEIEDLEFKQQTEVLSSEDERELIEKIENKREEYRQRQEALDDTDGLEEIKAEAEEVRAEASEHHEKVTELADEAQEHHNQMIEAYREADDVRDEADEWHEKFVEAQEAADRHHEDFVEVQKRLREMDKEEEEERKSERDKKREEAEAEAEEIYEQFKQGETLDTEDLMKLQKAGKL, via the coding sequence ATGCCAAGCACAATCGAACAATCAGCGAACGTTGAACTCACCGACGACGACCTCGACAGCGACTCGAAAGGCAAACTGATCAAACTCGCCGGCAAGCTCCGCGACCGGCGCAACGACCTCAATCAGATGGCCTCCGAGCGCGCCTCCAAGCGCGACGACCTCAACGCCAAGACCCGCGAGAAGGTCGACGCCGCCCAAGAGCACCGCGAGCAGCGCGACGAGCTCAACGATCAGGTACAGGAGCACAAGTCCAAACGCAACGAGCTCAACGCCGAGGCCAACGAGCTGTTCGACGAGGTCGACGACATGAAGTCCGACCTCGAACTCGACGAGGGCAAGGACCTCGACGAGCTCGAATCCGAGATCGAGGACCTCGAGTTCAAACAGCAGACCGAAGTGCTCTCCAGCGAGGACGAGCGCGAGCTGATCGAGAAGATCGAGAACAAACGCGAGGAGTACCGACAGCGACAGGAGGCCCTCGACGACACCGACGGGCTCGAAGAGATCAAGGCCGAGGCCGAGGAGGTCCGTGCGGAGGCCTCCGAACACCACGAGAAGGTCACCGAGCTCGCCGACGAGGCCCAGGAGCACCACAACCAGATGATCGAGGCCTACCGCGAGGCCGACGACGTCCGCGACGAGGCCGACGAGTGGCACGAGAAGTTCGTCGAGGCCCAGGAGGCCGCCGACCGCCACCACGAGGACTTCGTCGAGGTCCAGAAGCGCTTGCGCGAGATGGACAAAGAGGAAGAAGAGGAGCGCAAATCCGAGCGCGACAAGAAGCGCGAGGAGGCCGAAGCCGAGGCCGAGGAGATCTACGAGCAGTTCAAGCAGGGCGAGACCCTCGACACCGAGGACCTGATGAAGCTGCAGAAAGCGGGCAAGCTCTAA
- the sppA gene encoding signal peptide peptidase SppA — protein MTDHRSRQRALGGIVAGATAGAGVWGTIKRFRSQVSDGYDVAEVAVEGPITREGSRLPSSGQSSTPADKVVAEIERADEDPNVRALIVKLNTPGGEVLPSEDIRLAVERFSGPTIAYATDTCASGGYWIASGCDELWAREASIVGSIGVRGSNVNAKGLGDKLGLEYQPLNAGEYKDAGFPLKEPEEEDQEYLQGIVDDYYETFVKRVAEGRGLDEETVRDTEARVYLGTDANENGLVDELGTREDIEDELADRLDTREVTVEEFEPQQNFLERLRAESQGVAYAFGAGVAGAVGVDEEFRLRL, from the coding sequence ATGACGGATCACCGATCCCGACAGCGAGCGCTCGGCGGTATCGTTGCGGGCGCGACCGCGGGTGCCGGCGTGTGGGGGACGATCAAGCGGTTCCGTTCGCAGGTCAGCGACGGCTACGACGTCGCCGAGGTCGCGGTCGAGGGGCCGATCACGCGCGAGGGGAGTCGCCTTCCGAGCAGCGGACAGAGTTCGACTCCCGCGGACAAGGTGGTCGCGGAGATCGAACGCGCCGACGAGGACCCCAACGTCCGGGCGCTGATCGTGAAGCTCAACACGCCCGGCGGCGAGGTGCTCCCGAGCGAGGACATCCGACTCGCTGTCGAGCGGTTCTCAGGCCCGACGATCGCGTACGCGACCGACACCTGCGCGAGCGGTGGATACTGGATCGCGAGCGGCTGTGACGAGCTCTGGGCGCGCGAGGCCAGCATCGTCGGCTCGATCGGCGTCCGTGGCTCGAACGTGAACGCCAAGGGGCTGGGCGACAAGCTCGGCCTCGAATACCAGCCACTCAACGCCGGCGAGTACAAGGACGCCGGCTTCCCGTTGAAAGAGCCCGAGGAAGAGGATCAAGAGTACCTTCAGGGGATCGTCGACGACTACTACGAGACGTTCGTCAAGCGAGTCGCAGAGGGGCGCGGGCTCGACGAGGAGACGGTCCGCGACACCGAAGCACGGGTCTATCTGGGCACCGACGCCAACGAGAACGGGCTCGTCGACGAGCTCGGCACCCGCGAGGACATCGAGGACGAACTCGCCGACCGGCTCGACACCCGCGAGGTCACCGTCGAGGAGTTCGAACCCCAACAGAACTTCCTCGAACGGCTCCGGGCGGAGTCCCAGGGCGTGGCGTATGCCTTCGGCGCGGGCGTCGCGGGCGCGGTCGGCGTCGACGAGGAGTTTCGACTCCGGCTGTAG
- a CDS encoding DUF373 family protein, protein MSSLVVCIDRGAVIADAAGETPVVGERAVRSLVTEVGLDDPEDSRVNCLLEGLRITRERRDEGEEPVLAVVSAPDESVDSDRAIAQQIDDLLADHPVESAVVVTDNAADERLVHVIESRVRVDGVSRVVVRQARDLESTYYLLKQFLADEQLRATVLVPIGLFLLAVPILVAVQNVTAALAAVASVAGLFLLYKGLGVDDALAVLASGVRDGLYTGRVSVVTSVVAAGLALVGIVAGVISATPLAAEASVLTTAMAFLFDSVPWLAIAALTASIGRALDEWLRNTQIGNAALNLPFVVIAVAFVVRGFAAYFLERAGVIDPLTVPPMALGIVSIRGFEIAGDIRLVAFVVVGVCISLLGVGVAARLGEWLTVEEPAESP, encoded by the coding sequence GTGAGCAGCCTGGTCGTCTGCATCGATCGCGGCGCGGTCATCGCCGACGCCGCTGGTGAGACGCCGGTGGTCGGCGAGCGGGCGGTGCGCTCGCTCGTCACCGAGGTCGGGCTCGACGATCCCGAGGACAGTCGGGTGAACTGCCTGCTCGAAGGCCTCCGGATCACTCGCGAGCGCCGCGACGAGGGCGAGGAGCCGGTGCTGGCGGTGGTGTCGGCTCCCGACGAGTCAGTCGATAGCGACCGGGCGATCGCCCAGCAGATCGACGACCTCCTCGCCGATCATCCTGTGGAGTCGGCGGTGGTCGTGACCGACAACGCGGCCGACGAGCGGCTGGTCCACGTGATCGAGAGCCGGGTTCGCGTGGATGGGGTCTCGCGGGTCGTGGTGCGGCAGGCGCGCGATCTCGAATCCACCTACTACCTCCTGAAGCAGTTTCTCGCCGACGAACAGCTCCGGGCCACTGTACTCGTTCCGATCGGCCTCTTCTTGCTCGCGGTGCCCATCCTCGTCGCCGTGCAGAACGTGACGGCCGCGCTCGCGGCGGTCGCCAGCGTCGCCGGCCTGTTCTTGCTCTACAAGGGCCTCGGGGTCGACGACGCGCTCGCGGTGCTCGCGAGCGGGGTTCGCGACGGGCTCTACACCGGTCGGGTTTCGGTGGTGACGAGCGTGGTCGCGGCGGGGCTCGCTCTCGTCGGGATCGTCGCGGGCGTCATCAGTGCCACGCCGCTCGCGGCCGAGGCGAGCGTGCTGACGACCGCGATGGCGTTTCTGTTCGACAGCGTGCCGTGGCTGGCGATCGCCGCGCTGACCGCGAGCATCGGCCGTGCGCTCGACGAGTGGCTCCGAAACACCCAGATAGGAAACGCCGCGCTCAACCTGCCGTTCGTGGTGATCGCGGTCGCGTTCGTGGTCCGCGGGTTCGCGGCGTACTTCCTCGAACGCGCCGGCGTGATCGACCCCTTGACTGTTCCGCCGATGGCGCTCGGGATCGTCTCCATCCGGGGATTCGAGATCGCCGGCGACATCCGACTGGTGGCGTTCGTGGTCGTCGGTGTCTGCATCAGCCTGCTCGGCGTCGGCGTGGCCGCCCGACTCGGCGAGTGGCTCACGGTCGAAGAGCCCGCCGAGTCACCGTAG
- a CDS encoding type I 3-dehydroquinate dehydratase, producing MNFESLVLAAATADLAEEPAAREHADAVEFRLDLASDPLVALDAYDGELPLLATNRTEVEGGGAAEGPKRLDVLRQAAEHPGVEAIDIELAAVTENEHAGEDGGADVVAHAREHDASVVVSAHDFSGTPPQSELRETLSRACEHGDIGKFATTATSIDDVLALLSVTRDLDADGHRVATMAMGATGRHSRAIAPLYGSRIAYAPVDPDAATAPGQYDLATLADLLDALR from the coding sequence ATGAACTTCGAGTCGCTCGTTCTCGCGGCCGCCACGGCCGACCTCGCCGAAGAGCCGGCTGCGCGCGAACACGCCGACGCCGTCGAGTTCCGGCTGGACCTCGCGTCCGATCCACTCGTGGCGCTCGACGCCTACGACGGCGAGCTTCCGCTACTGGCGACCAACCGGACGGAAGTCGAGGGCGGTGGGGCCGCCGAGGGGCCGAAACGACTCGACGTGCTCCGCCAGGCCGCCGAGCATCCAGGCGTCGAAGCCATCGACATCGAACTCGCAGCAGTCACGGAGAACGAGCATGCAGGGGAAGACGGCGGTGCGGATGTCGTTGCCCACGCCCGCGAGCACGATGCGAGCGTCGTGGTCTCGGCTCACGACTTCTCGGGAACGCCACCGCAGTCGGAGCTTCGGGAGACGCTTTCGCGGGCCTGCGAACACGGCGATATCGGAAAGTTTGCGACCACCGCCACGTCGATCGACGACGTGCTCGCGCTCCTCTCGGTCACGCGCGATCTCGACGCCGACGGACATCGGGTGGCGACGATGGCAATGGGAGCGACGGGACGGCACTCCCGCGCGATCGCACCGCTGTACGGCTCGCGGATCGCGTACGCGCCCGTCGACCCGGATGCGGCGACCGCACCGGGCCAGTACGACCTCGCGACGCTCGCCGACCTACTCGACGCGCTACGGTGA
- a CDS encoding DNA-methyltransferase, producing MQTEHVTAVGDARDLALADDSIDLVVTSPPYPMIELWDDLFADLDPAIGDHLDRGAGDAAFEAMHAALAPAWDELARVLKPGGIACINVGDATRSIDDEFQQYPNHAAVVEAMRERGFRSLPDVLWRKPVNRLTKFMGSGMVPTNAYTTLEHEYILVFRNGSTREFPPGERRRYESAYFWEERNDWFSDLWTLTGTDQALDGEGRDRSGAFPLQLPLRLVNMYSVYGDRVLDPFWGTGTTTLAAMLAGRNSVGFDRDRALLAGFDDRIAGLEARSRSYVERRLDNHREFVAEREAADEELGYDVEHYDFPVVTKQERRIRLYAVEDVRPTAGGYAVEHAPFEP from the coding sequence GTGCAGACCGAGCACGTGACCGCGGTCGGCGACGCCCGCGACCTGGCGCTCGCCGACGATTCGATCGATCTCGTGGTCACGTCGCCGCCGTACCCGATGATCGAACTTTGGGACGATCTCTTCGCCGATCTCGATCCGGCGATCGGCGATCACCTCGATCGGGGTGCCGGCGACGCGGCCTTCGAGGCGATGCACGCGGCGCTCGCCCCCGCGTGGGACGAACTCGCGCGCGTGCTCAAACCGGGCGGGATCGCCTGCATCAACGTCGGCGACGCCACCCGCTCGATCGACGACGAGTTCCAGCAGTACCCGAACCACGCGGCCGTCGTCGAGGCGATGCGCGAGCGCGGGTTCCGATCACTGCCCGACGTCCTCTGGCGAAAGCCCGTCAATCGCCTCACCAAGTTCATGGGCTCGGGGATGGTGCCGACGAACGCCTACACCACCCTCGAACACGAGTACATCCTCGTCTTCCGGAACGGCTCGACGCGCGAGTTCCCGCCGGGCGAGCGCCGCCGCTACGAGAGCGCGTACTTCTGGGAGGAGCGCAACGACTGGTTCTCCGATCTCTGGACGCTCACGGGCACCGACCAGGCCCTCGACGGTGAGGGCCGCGACCGCTCGGGCGCGTTCCCGCTCCAGCTCCCGCTCCGGCTCGTCAACATGTACTCGGTCTACGGTGATCGCGTGCTCGACCCCTTTTGGGGAACCGGAACAACGACGCTCGCGGCGATGCTCGCCGGTCGCAACTCGGTCGGGTTCGACCGCGACCGCGCGCTCCTCGCGGGGTTCGACGACCGGATCGCGGGCCTCGAAGCACGGTCACGATCGTACGTCGAACGGCGACTCGACAACCACCGCGAGTTCGTCGCCGAACGCGAAGCGGCGGACGAAGAACTCGGTTACGACGTCGAACACTACGATTTCCCCGTCGTCACGAAGCAAGAACGACGAATCCGGCTCTACGCCGTCGAGGACGTCCGCCCGACCGCCGGTGGATACGCCGTCGAGCACGCGCCGTTCGAGCCATAG
- a CDS encoding zinc-dependent alcohol dehydrogenase family protein: MRAAVLREYGEPLDVTEVDAPDPAADGAVIELEACGICRSDWHGWQGEWDWLGLKPPEGQILGHEPAGKVIDVGSEVENVSEGDQVTVPFNLGDGTCHQCRTGHSNTCENIVPLGLNEAAPGAFAEEMHVPVADHNAVQLPDGVSAVDMAGLGCRFMTAFHALAHQADVDAGDWVAVHGCGGVGLSAVHIADALGGNVVAIDLQSEKLELAEDLGASETVNASETENVPQEVKAITDGGAAVSVDALGIATTCRNSIMSLGTRGQHVQVGLSTDDEQGSVELPTDMMVMQEIEFVGSLGMPPTRYDEIFRMVADGKLDPSVVVSETVGLDDVSAKLAAMSDFETMGIPVIDEF; this comes from the coding sequence ATGCGCGCAGCAGTCCTCCGCGAGTACGGCGAACCGCTCGACGTGACAGAGGTCGACGCGCCCGATCCCGCCGCCGACGGCGCGGTGATCGAGCTGGAGGCGTGTGGCATCTGCCGAAGCGACTGGCACGGCTGGCAGGGCGAGTGGGACTGGCTCGGGCTCAAGCCACCCGAAGGCCAGATCCTCGGCCACGAGCCCGCGGGCAAAGTGATCGACGTCGGGAGCGAGGTCGAGAACGTAAGTGAGGGCGATCAAGTCACGGTCCCGTTCAACCTCGGCGACGGCACCTGCCACCAGTGTCGGACCGGCCACTCGAACACCTGCGAGAACATCGTGCCGCTCGGGCTGAACGAAGCGGCTCCGGGCGCGTTCGCCGAAGAGATGCACGTTCCCGTTGCTGACCACAACGCCGTCCAACTCCCCGACGGCGTCTCGGCAGTCGACATGGCAGGACTGGGCTGTCGGTTCATGACCGCTTTTCACGCGCTCGCTCACCAGGCGGATGTCGACGCCGGCGACTGGGTCGCGGTCCACGGCTGCGGCGGCGTCGGACTCTCAGCCGTACACATCGCCGACGCACTCGGTGGGAACGTCGTCGCGATTGATCTCCAATCGGAGAAGCTCGAGCTGGCCGAGGACCTCGGCGCGAGCGAGACGGTCAACGCGAGCGAAACCGAGAACGTACCCCAAGAGGTGAAAGCCATCACCGACGGCGGCGCAGCGGTCTCGGTCGATGCGCTCGGGATCGCGACCACCTGCCGCAACTCGATCATGAGCCTCGGGACCCGCGGCCAGCACGTCCAGGTCGGACTCAGCACCGACGACGAGCAGGGATCCGTCGAACTCCCGACCGACATGATGGTGATGCAGGAGATCGAGTTCGTCGGCTCGCTCGGGATGCCACCGACTCGATACGACGAGATCTTCCGGATGGTCGCTGACGGCAAACTCGATCCGAGTGTGGTGGTTTCGGAGACGGTCGGTCTCGACGATGTCTCCGCAAAGCTCGCCGCGATGAGCGATTTCGAGACGATGGGGATTCCGGTAATCGACGAGTTCTAA